The window CGCGCTGACGGGCGCGCCCTCCGGCTCGATTCGAGGTTCGTGGTTCATTCTCGTCAAGGAGATACGGGCAATGGCGAAGCAGAAGTTCGAGAGGACGAAGCCTCACGTCAATGTTGGGACGATTGGTCACGTGGACCACGGGAAGACGACGTTGACGGCGGCGATCACGAACGTTCTCTCCAAGCGGGGGATGGCGA of the Candidatus Poribacteria bacterium genome contains:
- the tuf gene encoding elongation factor Tu (EF-Tu; promotes GTP-dependent binding of aminoacyl-tRNA to the A-site of ribosomes during protein biosynthesis; when the tRNA anticodon matches the mRNA codon, GTP hydrolysis results; the inactive EF-Tu-GDP leaves the ribosome and release of GDP is promoted by elongation factor Ts; many prokaryotes have two copies of the gene encoding EF-Tu) — translated: MAKQKFERTKPHVNVGTIGHVDHGKTTLTAAITNVLSKRGMA